CATGAGGAAGCTGTAATAACGCTTGCTTTTGCCAATACAATAATTGTGCTTCATCGAAACGTGCCGGCGATTTACCAAGCCGTTTCAATGAAAATTGTTCTGCTAAAGCAGAAATATCAAGAAAGTTTGGGTTCGTATAGGTGTGACCTAAACGGGCTAAATAATTCTGTAACGCTTCAGCAAAATAACCCCTTTCTCTCAATTTTTTAATACTAAAACTTCCGCCTCGTTTGGATAACGGTGTACCCTCATCACCCACAATTAATGCTATATGACCATAATTGGGATGCCTTAAACCTAAGGTTTGTAATAATAAAATTTGACGTGGTGTGTTGGTTAAATGATCTTCGCCACGTAGCGCATGCGTCACGTTCATGAGTGCATCATCAATGGCATTACAAAAGAAAAACGCCGCTGAACCATCGCTCCGTTGAATCACAAAGTCACCGATATCGTCCGTAAAAAAAGTTTGTTCCCCTTTAACAAAATCATCAACGCGAAGGGTTTGCTGAGATGGAACATGAAAACGTAAACTGGCAGATTGACCGTGCTCTTTTTTTTCAGCAACTTGATCGGCCGTTAATTGTCGACAACGGCCATTATAACGAGGGGGGTTCCCCTGCGCTAATTGTTGCTTGCGCATCATTAATAATTCGGTTTCACTACAAAAACACGGATAAGCCCGACCCATACTGATTAATTGTTCATAATAAAGCGCATAAATTGCTTGTCTTTGCGATTGATAATAAGGGCCTAACCCTTTTTCTTGAAAAGGACCCTCCTGCCATTGCAATCCTAACCATCGTAAATCATCTTCTAATTCTTTGGAAAAGGCCAACAATGAACGCGTGGCATCACTGTCTTCTATTCTGAGTAAAAAACAACCTGATTGCGAATGAGCCAGTAAAAAATTAAATAAAGCAGTTCTAGCATTGCCTAAATGAATATGTCCAGTAGGGCTAGGTGCAAAACGAGTTTTCATAATCATGATGTGCTTATCAATTTTTAGTAAATGTGATTAAAATATCCAAACCTTGTTATTTTTAAAGTGAACATTATTTGAATGACGGCACGCTTTAATTTACGCTATCATTGAGCCTTATGTCGACCTTCTTTATCGCTGATTTGCATTTAAATCCCGACCAACCGGCTATGGGCCAATTATTTTTAAATTTTTTACGTCAACAAACCCAACAAACAGAAGCATTGTATCTACTCGGCGATCTCTTTGAAATGTGGATAGGAGACGATTATGTGACTCCTTTTCATCAATCTATTATAACCGGTCTTTCCCAAGCGCGCGCAAAAGGAATTAAACTTTATTTTATGCCAGGCAATCGTGACTTTCTCATTGGTAAACAATTTATTCAAGAAACTGGCTGTTGCTATCTGCCCGATCCGACCCTCATTGAGCTTTACGGCACCCCAACATTACTCACCCATGGTGACCGCTTTTGTACATTGGATAAACCTTATTTACGTTATCGGCGTTGGTCACGTTATGCATTTTGTCAATCGTTATTTTTACATCTCCCTCGGTCATGGCGTCAAAAAATTGCGTTTTATTTACGTCATCATCCAGAACGCGCGGGGCATTCTTTTGACCCGCAATATGATATTGTTTTTAGTGATTTATGCGCTTATTTAAACCAATACCCCACTACATTGCAAGTTATTCACGGTCACACCCATCGACCGGGTATTCATTTATTTAAACAAGCGAACATAACCTGGATGAAACGTTTTACATTAGGTGATTGGTCACCTACAATGGGTCATGTCTTAATCGCCAGTCCTCATGATCCGATCAAACTCCTCTATTTCAATACATCAACCTCTTTTTTTTAAAAACAATTGATTGCTTATGACCAACCTAATTTCTAACCACTATTGTATGACTTCCACTCAATTCAGCCAGTTATTACACGCCATTAAAAATTTAGAAAATCCTGACTTATTAACACCTATCAACGAATTAGAAGCCCTTGAACCTAAAAGCATCTACCAACGCGATGTTTTAAGTGTTCTTAAATGGTTTAACGATTATTATATGAATTGTATTGGCTACGGAGAGCAGGAATTTATAGGTCACTATATCCATAAAATCATAGATTCCCCGTACCCTAAACGAGTATTGGATACACTCTGTTTACTTTATTATTACAATTTATATAAATCTCAAGATCAACTGAACAACGAATTTATCCAATTAAAAAATTTTTTAGAAAAAAAACAATCTCCTGCACATCCTCATACTTCATCGCAAGAAAACAGGCATTTTATAGGCAGAACACCACAAATGAGTATTGAACCTTACATGGATATTATTTTAGAACATAAACATTGTAAAAAAATTGCTAATATTCTCGCTATAATGAATAAGCATGGTTTTCTGAATCAAAACGAAGTCAGTTATCTTTTTAAACAACCCTATTTGGATTTTGAATTACTCGAAAAATCTCTTATTAAATTAAATAATAAATTTTTAATAAAAAATAATTTTTTATTAACGCCCTTTATCAGAGAGACTTATAATTCGATCTTTAGAAAACTAAAACAAGCGACCCATATATTACACAGTAAAACAACGAAAAATATTTTTTTAATACTTGATCACTATTCTTGCTTAACCATCAAAAGTATAATCTTAGTATTGAATACTAGGCTCAAAGAAAAAAAAAGTTTACTCGAAAAACTATCCATTTTAACGAAAGAAAATAATTGCTTGACAAAAGAGGTTATCGATCAGTTTTTAACAACGTTTTATTCATTCAACACGAATTCATTATTAAAAAATAATTTAATTAGCCGCAATAACCCATTGTATTCATTCGATCAGAAAAATAATGCGTCTCAAAATCTTCTCTCTTCTGAACCGAGTCAATTACCTACCCACCATAAATCATTAGATCGTGCATCAAAACCCAGATTATTTCTTAAAAAAAACTTAATCGATTTATTGACCAAAACAATAAGCCGATTAATCAACGCATGGAAACAATATCTTGTACGCCATAAAAACAAAAAAATGAATGCACACTATTATCAACTGATCCTAAAAAAACTAAGCCAAACAACGGATATTAAATCGTTTGCAAGTCTATTGTGTGATATGGGTTTATTTTGTAGAAAAACAGGTTATCTCCCCCCTAAAAAATCACAGATCCATTCAGTCATCGAACATTTAATCACCTCATTAACAGAGAACTCACAACAGGTTGATGTTTTAAACTGGCTTAACAGCAATGCTTATCGTTATGGATGCTTAGAAGAACAAACATTTATACAACAACATCTGGATAAAATTTTTGATTTTACATCTCCTAAAGATGCACTTCACGTTCTATGGATGTTCTATTATTGTGGTTTTCATACGGAAAAACGACTCCATGCCATTTTAGAAAGTGATCAAGCAAACCACTTCATCGCATTATTTCTCGAAAAATTATCCTGTTTTCAAGGAAAATCAGTTGACTTATTAAAAAAAGAGGTTGAGGTCGATTTAGATAGAATGAACGCTCTATCAAAAGCACTTCACTCTGATAGTAGGAAGTCAGAAAAATTGAGCGCGAGTCAATCAGACGTTACAAACAACGCATCCAAACCCATGAAACCTATCTGTTTTTTTCCGCTTAACAGTCTATGCCGAAACGACTTTTCTAAAAACACTGAATCGACAAACCATTTTTCCCATCAATTAACATTGTAAATCAGGTCAACCACACTCAATAATCCCCCTGTGGCATGTCAATAGAATGATGCAATGAAGGAGGCAAAAAACTACGCAGCCAATCTTCTAACGCCTGAAAATGAGGGACTAACACGGATTCCTGCCACGTTTCTTCTTTGGCAAACGGTGTTAATCGAATCAGCATCATCAATAAAACAACCACTAAAATTCCACGAGAAATTCCAAAAATAATGCCTAATACTCGATCGGTCCCACTTAATCCTGTATTAGCAACCAATTGACTAATCAAATAATTAATGAGCATACCCAATACTAAGGTCACTAAAAATAAACCCACAAAACTAATGACTAATCTTGCTGAATCAGAGTGAATAAAATTAACCAGCAAATCGGCAATATAACGATAAAAAATAAAACTAACGGCAATCGCTGCAACCCAAATAACCAATGAAATAACTTCACGTACAAAACCACGCATTACACTGATTAATACGGATAATGCAATGATGGCAATAATGGTATAATCAATCCAATTAAATGTAGACATCAGATAACCTTAATAAACATTTTACAACTAAAACACACCCTATCCAGGCTATAAGTATAAACTAGTTTTATAAAGGTGTGAAAAGATTGATTGAATAATATTTAAATTTTTTTATTGGAATAAAATGAAGCGTGTAAAATTTCGTTTAATGTGTAAACAGAATGTAATTGACAACCTGCTGCTTTTATTGTTTCTTTTCCGCCTTGTTCTCTATCCACCAGCGCAACGATATCGGTGACGTGCAAACCGTGATTCTTTAAAACTTCAATGACGTGTAGCACACTACTGCCTGTTGTCACGACATCTTCAATCATTAAGCAATTTTGGCCTACTTGAAAAATACCTTCAACCTGTTTTTTTGTACCATAATTTTTTATTTCTTTACGGCATATTAACATCGGTAGATTTTGTTCCAAGGAAATAGTTGTTGCCATGGGTAACGCTGTATAGGGAACACCACATAATAAATTCGGTTTAACCGGTTTTATCTTATTCCACAACGCAACTGAAACAGCCCGTAAAAGAGAAGGGTCTGAAATAAGTGAACGACAATCAATATAAATAGGCGAAATTTCGCCACTACGGAGTGTAAACTGACCTCGCTTAATCACATTATTGTTAATGAGCACATCGAGTAAAGATTTATTTTGCATTGGGAAAATTTAAACGTTAGATTTTATTCATTTTTTTCATGATCCAAATGAAGTGCATCGACTGAATCGGGATTTTCAGTTATCAAATCTTCTTCGATACGTTCTAAACCCACTAAGGTTTCACCTTCATTCAATCTTATCAATCGTACGCCCTGCGAATGACGACTCGCGACGCGAATTTCAGCAACGCGTGTACGTACTAAAGTGGCTTTATTCGTAATTAACATGACTTCATCCGAGGGTAATACTTGTACAGCGGCGACAACCTGACCATTACGTGCGGTTGTTTTGATGGCAATCACGCCGCTGCCACCACGACTCGTCAGCCGATGATCATGAACTGGCGTACATTTACCATAACCATGACGTGTGGCTGTTAATATTAATCCATACGGCTTAGCGATGATAAGCGAGATAACACGTTGTCCTTCTTGTAATTTAATGCCTCGTACACCGCAGGCCGTTCGCCCCATGCAACGCACGTTACTT
The DNA window shown above is from Rickettsiella grylli and carries:
- the gltX gene encoding glutamate--tRNA ligase codes for the protein MIMKTRFAPSPTGHIHLGNARTALFNFLLAHSQSGCFLLRIEDSDATRSLLAFSKELEDDLRWLGLQWQEGPFQEKGLGPYYQSQRQAIYALYYEQLISMGRAYPCFCSETELLMMRKQQLAQGNPPRYNGRCRQLTADQVAEKKEHGQSASLRFHVPSQQTLRVDDFVKGEQTFFTDDIGDFVIQRSDGSAAFFFCNAIDDALMNVTHALRGEDHLTNTPRQILLLQTLGLRHPNYGHIALIVGDEGTPLSKRGGSFSIKKLRERGYFAEALQNYLARLGHTYTNPNFLDISALAEQFSLKRLGKSPARFDEAQLLYWQKQALLQLPHEKLVEWLETKTRNRVPRSAQFAFVELMRSTVCFPEQANVWAMIFFSENPLNFTDEMKDYLKKVDPMYWQELLILLEQAPLDFKKLLKQLQEKLKLTGKSLYMPLRLALTGYHDGPELAKLITLLGIEKIRERINYAKNL
- a CDS encoding UDP-2,3-diacylglucosamine diphosphatase, whose translation is MSTFFIADLHLNPDQPAMGQLFLNFLRQQTQQTEALYLLGDLFEMWIGDDYVTPFHQSIITGLSQARAKGIKLYFMPGNRDFLIGKQFIQETGCCYLPDPTLIELYGTPTLLTHGDRFCTLDKPYLRYRRWSRYAFCQSLFLHLPRSWRQKIAFYLRHHPERAGHSFDPQYDIVFSDLCAYLNQYPTTLQVIHGHTHRPGIHLFKQANITWMKRFTLGDWSPTMGHVLIASPHDPIKLLYFNTSTSFF
- a CDS encoding CvpA family protein, which gives rise to MSTFNWIDYTIIAIIALSVLISVMRGFVREVISLVIWVAAIAVSFIFYRYIADLLVNFIHSDSARLVISFVGLFLVTLVLGMLINYLISQLVANTGLSGTDRVLGIIFGISRGILVVVLLMMLIRLTPFAKEETWQESVLVPHFQALEDWLRSFLPPSLHHSIDMPQGDY
- the pyrE gene encoding orotate phosphoribosyltransferase, translating into MQNKSLLDVLINNNVIKRGQFTLRSGEISPIYIDCRSLISDPSLLRAVSVALWNKIKPVKPNLLCGVPYTALPMATTISLEQNLPMLICRKEIKNYGTKKQVEGIFQVGQNCLMIEDVVTTGSSVLHVIEVLKNHGLHVTDIVALVDREQGGKETIKAAGCQLHSVYTLNEILHASFYSNKKI